In the genome of Naumovozyma dairenensis CBS 421 chromosome 7, complete genome, the window GGGGGTTGgttacaaaaaataataagttAGAACAATTGGGGAATTTACAATTAGGAATCTTAAGGGGATCATTGaaccattattttttatattcaaatgataatatcaCTGAAcctaaaaatttcattggTAATAAAGTCAGTGGAATCCTATTTGAGAATAAAATTGATCATACAACATATTTTGGTAACGaattacaatatatacAAATGATTCATGCTATACCAATCACTCCGGCTTCATCTTTTATAAGATCCCCCaaatttgttgaagaagaatggGAACAGAAATTAATTGGCATTGTAGGTGATATAAATGACGGTTGGAAAGGAATCATTATGCTCAATGTAGCATTATTTGATCCGATTAtgtcattttcatttttcaacgATCCCGAATTTAAATCAGACTTTTTAGATAATGGTCAAAGTTTAACTTGGTCTTTAGCATATTCTGGAGcattttattaaagaaaaagaagagagAAGAGAGATTCCAACCTATAGAAATtgtatataattttattgggaaaaaataaactataTAGTATGCAAGATTTTgtgttatattatataaaggaaAGAGAGCAATAATGACACCTTTATTAGCCACTGGCGCAcctattattaaatgaCGCTATATGTATCCTCTTCAATTGCATAGGGGCACTACGAAATACTATCTATCAAGATTGTATTTCTTTGCCAAGTCACCCATCCTTTTCAAGGATTTTGGTGGTTTTTGTTTCCTAtcatgattattatttaactTTCGACTATTAATAGAATAGAATGATTCAGGATTGGCTTCCGGGTTTAAAAACGAAAGTACAAGTTTAGGTTGTGGTTGCGCCATCTCACTCTGCcttgaagaattattatttgacaTTGAATCAACATTAAATGTGCGTCTACTATTAGATTCAAAATGTCTCATTGTAGGCAGTAATTCTCTAGATCTCGGATGAATTGGAATATCAGGACTTTTAGATCTGTTGATTCTTGCACTACCATTCGTTGAAAAAATAGGATTGAAAGCAGAAGGTGGATAGTTGTTTGGTCTTTCTCTTTGCCTTTGTATCGGAGTTGGTGGAAGAGATGTAGGTTTAGTTGCAGATAAAAAGTTATCAGGTATATGGGATTGTTCTCTTTGTTCAGAACTCATTGTTGGTCGTCTAACTTGCTCCGAAACAACATTATTGAGGTTTCTCTCGTTCCAGGtatttgatgaatatttattattaatctCAATAAAAGGGGGAGGTNNNNNNNNNNNNNNNNNNNNNGATTCCAAGGATCTAATCTGGTATATTTCTGATGTCATATTGCTCCCAGAGTCGTATCTAGATAGTCTATTTTCGCTAGGAAAGCTTGGAGAATGGTTCTCGGTAGtgtttgaagatgaattaaatttaGTATGGATTGGATGTGTTGCAGGATGCGATATTTGCAATACTTGCTTCTGATTACTTTGCGAAATTAATGTTGGTGATACTTTTGTATGTTTTTTGGGTGACAATGGAATTGAATCTTTACTTGTGATACTTTTCTGAGAAGTTACCTTTGGCAGTTGGTCTGTGTTAGGGTTCCGTATTATTTCTGTAGTAGTATCTGGTTCCGGCCCCATCAATACTTTCTTATTTGCGGAATCCTTTCCAGTGCTGAGTAATTGATTAGCAGGACCTACAGGTAAATTTAATGACCGAAGTTTATTAGTTTTAGTAGTGGTGGTAGGTACGAGTGGTGTTAAAGCGCTATCTCTATCTTGTAAATTCTGAGATAGAGGAACAATAGCATTGCTTGGGTCTGTATGTACGGAAACTGGTGAAATTTTCTGACGTTCTGGTGAAGTATGTTGGCCAGAAGTATCTTCCCCAGTATTCGCTTTGATATTAGTCTCATGATCAGTGGTAGTTGGCGTACTCACACTTTGGTTAGTTTGTACAGCCGTAGAAAGTGTTGTTGAAGGTTCTGCTCCATCACCAGTGGGATCAGTTGAACAACACTCGTCCGTACCCATTTCTTTGTCTTTAGTAGCCTTATTCGAGGTATAATTTTCTAAGTTTGATCCAGCTACAACAGTTTTGGTCGGTTGAGTTCTATTGTCACTATCGAGAATCTTGCGCTTTTTGACTTCCATGCCATCTCCATTTTCTATTTCCAAAGA includes:
- the NDAI0G02450 gene encoding uncharacterized protein (ancestral locus Anc_8.350) encodes the protein MQFEKNVEQGRYDLIPVKSLPSYIDDYSSMAHLQAVSAHDSFKGKPGQISPLLLPANTDKTFLEPIPISILEKLSQVYQSGTLHQSLPTRAENLSNTLASSNIPSFRTDMGLTNTQELDANSQVVSSVTQAALASSSLRHRPTLVINVKKEPEPVHLTDIRVKPEPQDALLHTLPAPIGNESSTTSTTVMPSLPVQASNPNTTNKADEIVQVKTEPPENYSQVPNNVIPSDQSQHQQETADKSSSIVKNSLQTAQIQTHNDKVPDSTTPLAPTLEVNETVSVSRNQDTTQLNKPSNAVRPEQVDDHSVSQNLGVSNNPENVVDNAVISSAIQKEPTLEKTTNENIVDTLTEGPIYIKPTMQQSNPEKEKMVNDNKNTTETRKTLLGDNSKQMTGALVQTPPTRLPEDTPTRGAQDQTTQSDKLKENLIPLGSTDTQQNHVAQTKFKPATTTEPSPQTTSPAIPKHSLEIENGDGMEVKKRKILDSDNRTQPTKTVVAGSNLENYTSNKATKDKEMGTDECCSTDPTGDGAEPSTTLSTAVQTNQSVSTPTTTDHETNIKANTGEDTSGQHTSPERQKISPVSVHTDPSNAIVPLSQNLQDRDSALTPLVPTTTTKTNKLRSLNLPVGPANQLLSTGKDSANKKVLMGPEPDTTTEIIRNPNTDQLPKVTSQKSITSKDSIPLSPKKHTKVSPTLISQSNQKQVLQISHPATHPIHTKFNSSSNTTENHSPSFPSENRLSRYDSGSNMTSEIYQIRSLESXXXXXXXPPPFIEINNKYSSNTWNERNLNNVVSEQVRRPTMSSEQREQSHIPDNFLSATKPTSLPPTPIQRQRERPNNYPPSAFNPIFSTNGSARINRSKSPDIPIHPRSRELLPTMRHFESNSRRTFNVDSMSNNNSSRQSEMAQPQPKLVLSFLNPEANPESFYSINSRKLNNNHDRKQKPPKSLKRMGDLAKKYNLDR